TGAAAAGAATAGTATGAACAACAAATTTCAAACCCAAACTCATTAACGATGAAGATAGAGGTTTGCAATGGTGGAAGGATGGATGGAGAAATATAATGTAGAGTTGGCGAATTATAACCTAATCTTTATAATGCAGTTTTCTTGTGGCAATAAAAATGTAATGGAGGCTAAAGCTGAATTGGTGGCCGATAGTTACCTCATTATAGTGATTATTTGGTTTGATATTCCATGCCAAATAATGGAAAGGTAGATAGAGGAATATAATAGAATTGGCTTAGCAGTTCATGTTGAGGATTGCCTCAAAAGTTGTTGGTTACTTCTCTGTACATGCCTTGGATTTTCAAAGAAAACTTAGTAAGAAAAATGAAATTCTTATATTTCATGAATTATAATGTTGGGCATTAAGAAGTGCCCATCTATATCAAATGTGCATTCTACAGATGCAGATGTTGAGTTAAATCATTGAGGTTAAGTTGGCTGTTGGTTGCATTGCACGAAATTATAGGTGTCACCCTAGTCATGATTCTCCTTTCGAATGAGGTCTTGATCAAGATACTGGTTTGTATTGATATTGGAGCACCCATCGATATGATATAACTGATATTTTGGCCCTTATTATGTTGGCAAACATATCCTGATATATTCCAATATATTAGGTGATGCGATATCATTACAATGGCCAATTTTTCTAACCAATGTGCTACATATTTAAATTgagtttttaattattaaataatcaaattagGCCTTGTTtggtacttttttttctttttttaagcaGAAATATGGAATCCGTTGTAGAAAACATGTTTAGTTATCATGTCTGTTTTTTTTAGAAGCTATTTCCATAGTTCCATTATTTTTGGAAAAAGTGGAAGTGAAAAATTTTCACTTCCACCTTTTTAGAAGTGGGTTTTCACCCCTCTTCTCCCGATCTCTCTTCTTGTGctgatctcaccctcaacctatCGCCTCTGCCTGACCAGGCTGGCTCCCTGGGTCTTATCAGCCACCTTTTTGCCTGACGCCAAGCTATCCCTCGTCCTTGGCTGTGTCGCCAGCCCCATCCCCACTTCGTCTCCCTCGGTTGCCACTCCACTTGACGTCGAGCTCTCTCTTATCTCTGGCCATGTCGCCCATCCCATTCCCCCTCTCCCTTGTCGCCGGCCACATCTCCAGCTCTCGTTATTAATAAAAAAGAGTGAACCAAACATGTTTTAGCCTTTTAATATGGTAATTATCTTTAGTTTACCATTATGGTGGAGATTCTAATATCTCAATTCCTATAATATAAGCTGAAAATTGGGGAATCTAAGGATATGCTGCATCTTTCCGATTTTTTCTAAGTTTCCTTCTTGGCCAAGATAACTGAGATCACGGTCAGCTTGGCATCAGCTGTCTACTGAGATTGCCAAGATTACTGGCTTTTTAAAACCTCGACCTTAATTTGTTGAAGTGCCAGAAACTTGACTGAGATGTTATTAGCTTGCATGGACATTGAAGATGTTTTGTAAGGACCAGGATTAGAGTTGTGTCTCCTGGttagaaaaggagagaggaagagctAAGTTACTTGTGATCGAAGTTGGGCAAAATGACATTGAAAAGCTTGCTTTGAAGAGGTCGTTCATGTGGAAAGGAAAGAACATTCAGTCAATTTAAATGTTTGTTCTTTTACTCTTCTGAAGGTCATGAGgttttccctttttttccttccttGGACCAGGTTAGCTGTGATCCATTGAACTCAATGAATGTCATTTTTGTTTAGTGGTTGTCTTTGTTCCTATAGTGAGATCCTTCACAGGATGTGGGTGATGATATCTTTTTTCCTGTCTATCTGTAAATTGTCAGCATAAGTGTCATTTACTGCCATTAGCTGGTATAGTATTCAGATACCTCACTTTCAGTGGGTTAGCAGGCAGGGTATTCATTGTGGTCTGAGTTGCCAGcaacttaataatgaaagaaATATTAGCCACCCTTGGCCACTGGTCTACAAGTTGAAGGTGACATAAAATTTTCCCACCCTATAATAAAATGATCAGGTGGTTGATCTGCCCTACATTTCCTTTAAGCAGTTTGGGATTATCTGAGTGGGTTCTGATCAAGGGCATTGGATTCCAAAGCCAATAAATGTGTGCTCCAATTCGAGTCTCCAGTTCAAGCGTATTGTGTTCAAGTTTTTCTGGCAGCATTGCTTCAGGTTGTACTCATGAGGTTGCTTGACCAAATTCTATAGTTCTCACTGTTAGCTCTGAATGCTTTTTCAGACATGCCTAGGGATAATGCAGAATTTCTCTCTTGATAGACATGGTAAAACCATATATGAATTTGGTTCATTGTTTCTTGGGACAGTTATAAATTTTTGGCATTATTGTTAAGTTTTTAAGATAACTATTTGCTTATTCCTAAGGTCTTAAACTTGATTACCTGTACCTTCTTTGGCTTCATATTGTTCTTGATGAACCAGATTGTAATTTGTCTTTGATGACCTAGATCCTTGGAGACTCCAATCTCAAGATGTCAGAACATTGGAGGAAGTGATCTTAGTGAAGCTATGTCAAAGGGTCAATATTTTTGCTGCTTTAAAATTATTCTTTTGGAATGATCTAAAGATACTTAAGTCTCATTGTTTTTATTTCTGTCTTTCACATATGGGAAATAGCAGAAATCATCAGAGACAACTACAGTAATGAATGTGATATTGACAATAACAAGAAGCAAATGAAGCTGAAGTCTAAGAGACAAGAGCAAAATAAGTTTGATGAGTAATACCTTTTCTTCTCATTCATTTCTTTTCCTGTTTGTGAaccttatttaattattttaatgatTGCTTGGTTTCTGTTTTTTCATTGTATGCCCCCTTGATCATTCCAGAGGTGTTGGTTTGTGCTCCCCAACAATGTTGAACACAGATCTGCCACCAGAATTGAGATGCTCTCTTTGTAACGCAATCTTTAAAGAGGCTGTGATGATACCATGCTGCCAACATAGTTTTTGTGACAAGTGTAAGTTATATATGAAGAGCCTTTAGAAATTTTTACTGTTTAATATGACAATTTTATCACTTTGCAGCTAATATGATTCTTAAACTTTTAATTGGAAATTTGCTTTTGGTTTCAAAGCAATATTCTTTTCTTATGGTGTAGGCAATGCTCTGAGAATTGCTTAATCTTGAGCTATTGAAAGCTTGCTTGTTCCTTTGAAATCTATTGAAACCATTTTGCTTGGCTGATTGCACACTTCTTGGCAGGCAAAATCTAGGGTGCGCCACTTGCTGCACCCTCTTGCTCTCACAGCTGTGCCTGCATGTTATTCATCTAACTGAATTTGGTCGACTGTTTTATTTTGCTTCCATGTAAATTTTATCAAGTGTTCTGTATTTCCCGAGATACAAACTTCAGACTAATGAATTCTTGCTTTGCATTATTCATTAGATGTTTACTGGGCACATCTAGTTTTCAAAGTTTTGTGGGACTTGCTTCCAATCTAGGCTACTTAGGATCAACTTGAACTGTGTGCCAGCTACTCTATGCCTTAACATCATTCTATTTTATGTACATATGTTTATGTATGTCTGTGTGTGTGGATTTGAGGTAGCTATCTATCAGTTGGATTTAACCTCAAATCTTGTGAATGCAAAATATATGATAGGTCTTTTAGGTTGGAATTTATGCCTTTAGTCATGATATGCAATATTAAAATGCAAGGAACTTAAGTCAGATTTTTTAAAGTTCTCTACTTATCCGTTGAGCGCTAAAAAAATGTTCAGCTTTTAATGGCAAGAGCTGTTTATTTGCTTTGTTTTTAGTCTAAAAGCACCAAACCAGTTGAAATTTGGTCCACATAAGATGCATAGATCATAGCCCATGGAAGGTGGTACTATCCCAAACCATTTGGTTCGAGGCATGCCAAGCTATACTGGGGGCAAACTAGCAGTCTGCcttcatttaaaaaatatttaaaaaaatgggATTGGAGCCCTTTTTCAGTTTTGAAAGGAGAGGGGCTCAAAAGCCTTCTCCTTGTCCCTTACTCGGCCTCcccccctttctctcttcctcctttctccctctcccccttccGCCCTCTCTCTCTCGTTACGCCTACAGTCGAAGGAGAGGGGGCTTGAAagccccctccccctccctctctcccctcacttccccctctccctccctcccttccctctctctctcttcctctctttccttctctctctccccttctcttCCTGGCCCCCTTGTTAGTATGCTTTCAGTTGGGCATGGTGTGGTATCATACCATACCGGACTGTAGGGCAATCGGTATGGGTTCTAGTTCTAGTTCCACCGACCTTGTCATAGCCAATGATGTGAATTCTCATACGAAATGGTTTGCCATGGTTCCCTATATCTATTGATCTCACCTATTTTTTTGTGTCCGTTGGATGCATAAGTTTTAATGAACAAGGACCTCCCTCAGAAAGGATTGGTCAAAAGGTTCTATCTAGCACATAGCTGATATGGAACTAAACACGCTTTTGCATGGGTCTTCACATTTAGTTCCACATTGGTTGTATGCTGGGTTGTTAAAATGGTATCAAAGTCAAAGATCCCAATTAATACCTTCTGTTTAGCATTTTGGGTGAGATCCTGTGTTGTTGAAATGGTATCAGAACAGACTTGGTCCATGATCTGTGTGGATTAGGGAAATACTGCAGCACATGCCCTTTTGTGGTTGATCAGGAGCTGATCGTGGTGTTTTCTATTTTGATCGTACCCTTTTCTTAACAAGGATGTTACGGCTTACATGGGAAGATTGTGCAAGTATCCATACTGGCTGGTCTTTAGTCCCATACTAGATGTGTATTGGGGAGGTTTTGGACCCATAAGGCCAAGGACCCAAATAAAACCTTTTCGCTAGACCTTTTTAGGTGAAGTCTTGGGTCATTACGTAGCTCATGAACTTCTAGAACATTTAATTTTTGGTTTTATGCAGTATAATGTTTTTTATAGCAATGACTGGAGataaatcatacatgatatatcaCTCCTTGATAATCTCTGATGATTGTTGCTCATTTTAGCAATTTGAAAAGAAGATATCATTCTCTGTAGGACCGAATAGATTGAACTATGCTTCCTTAGAAAGGTACTATCATTCCGCTCCCTCCAAACTTCACAACAAATAGCAGCCAACAGTTGATCTCCCACTCTTCCTTCCAAAGATTTCCTATTCTTGGTCCCTAACAAAGACTATTTCCAAAGACTTCCAGAGACTATTTTATTAATTTAGGATTTTTCGTTAATTTAAACCAGATGATTGTAGTATTAAAACCCCCTTTAGGTGATTGATACACACCTGATATTGGTATCCTAACCAAGGGAATCATGGGTAACATAGTGTGTGGATTGCTTTCTACTATCATGGTGGGGACACCTGGTAAGATCACAAATTGGGAGAAAGTGAAAACAGTTCTGCTTATTATTCATTACTTGTTATTATTCAAGAATTGAAGTTAGAACTAAGTTTTGGAAACTTTGGTTAGGCTTTGGCTGGTTCAAACAGATTCCATGGATTTCTCGTCTTATGCATGATGTATTAAAATTGCTGTAGGTATTCGTTCAGCATTGTTTGAGAGGGCAAGGTGTCCCATGTGCTCTTCCACCAAGTGCACTGTTAAAGACCTGTTGCCTAATTTGTCACTTCGGCAGGCTATTGAACATTTCCTTGAGGCACAAGTGGCAATTAATGACTTAGATAAGAACACTCCAAAATATGCTCCAGGTGAAATAAATTTATAACCCTGACTGTAATAATTGCCTGATTATTTGTTCAAGATCCATATGTTAATGCATTCTTGAATTGTATGAATTCAGATGGGGAATCAGGAATTCAAGCAAAAGAATTGTCTTGTGCTGTGTCTGTTCGTCAACAAGAAGCACAATTTCCAAACTCTCCCTCTGCAACAGGGAAGGGATCCAATCAGATTATGACTGAATCAGCATATGAGAATAAAAGAAGTGCCGGTATTAATATACTTTTAGACACAGCTAAGTCTGCGAAATCAGCTCCATCATCACATAAGATCAACCAGATAAAAGGTGATGAAAATAGCTCTGCACAAGCCTTGAAGCAGATGCATGAGTTTCAAGAAAGTGGTAGGTCCTCAAAGTTGCCTCAGAAGCTTCCACTGAACAAGGAAGGTATGGTGCTTGCCAAATTTGCATTGTCTATTGTATGCTAATGGTGTATCAAATTTCTAAAATGAGAAGCAATAAACATTTATCTTTAAAAATAGCAATTGGGGGCCACCACAATACTGCATCCATCTTGAAGTAGCACTTTTTAGTAAATATTAGGCAGCTTAAATCTTTTGAAATAGTTTTTTTTTGGCAGTATCTATACGTGCACCCCTTAGAAATATCATTTGAAGTTTTGAACCTGAGAACAACACTGCCACATATTTATACAGAATAACAGAACAATCTTATGGTAGTATAATCTTTGAATCTAATCATATACTGTATGGTATATCCTAACGCTGGCAGTATTACTTTAGAAAGAGACAGGCAACATGTCAGCACTCTAGTTTAGAATTGGTCTTGGCTGCAACTTTGGTTGGTTTCCAGCTTACATATGACTGTCAAATTTAACTTTGCATGAACTTGCATTAACTTGCTGGCTGGTTTGAATTTATTGCCAACTTCTCTTATGTACGATGGTTCCAATTATTCCAGTTAATTTGACTATCCAGAGAAAGAAGGGGTCTGCCTTTAACACTCCAGGTAATATTATTTGTTGCAAATGCTGATTCATTCCTTGGTTTGTAAAATACCATTGCATATTTTCACTTTATTGTTGCACATGCTTCACATTTTGCAGATGGAAGTGGGGCTTTAATGCCACCGAGTCAGAACAGAAAGGTGATTTCATCTTAGTTTCTCTTTGGTGGTAGCTTCTTAGTTTCCTTGAGCATGGACTTCATAGATATCCATGGAAATTATAATGCAAAGCCAGTCAATCTACGATAGAAGGTTGTATTGTTAACCACCTGCAACCAGCTGCATGACCTGTAATTTGGGAATTTTGTGAAAACCTAATATATGCTGGTCAAAAGGTGTGGCTTATCATAAGAGGGTGGTAGCATTATGCATCATCACATAATAAATTAGGCTTGTTTCATTTTAAATTAACTGTGGGGGGAGACAGGGAATAGGCTGATACTATCACTGGTGTTCGCAACTTATATCTGGTTCTCTAGTTCATGGTGATCCAAGTGCTTCAAAATTGTCATCGTTTAAATCTTTTGAGTGCTATTCTGCAATGTTTTGCCAAGTGTTTTACTTTGGGAGTGCTTTTATGTTGGAATTCTTATCTAGTTTGTGGAAGTAACAGGGCACCCGGAATTGTTACATGTGTGGCTCTCCAAACCATTTGGTTCGAGATTGCCCAGCAGCTTCCAATCCATACCCAGGTAAATAGATTATTAAGTTGCACTTAATACTTATTTCAGaagtaaataaacataaaaatgttATGGTCCTCATGAGGTGTTCTTTTGCCATGAGTTTTCAGGAGATGCTGCATTCCCTGGGGGCATGTCAGCTTATGGACATCCTTTCTGGCATGGAGCCTCATTACCCCATTTTAGGCCTTTTGCAAATATCTATGGTGCCCCTGGTGTAATGCCCTTTGATCCAACAGTAATCCAAGTttcaccttttgggatgccttcaTATATGCCATCATTATATGCGGGCATGGCAGGACCCTAGTAAGCTATCCTTTATGTCTTTTCTTTCACACTTATCTTATTTCTGCCCCCACCTTAAGGGCTTAAATTTTAGTGAACACACCTAATGATTTATAAACTGTTGTATTAGATGTCAGAATCatgtatttaattaatttttcagcAGTCTGATGAGGATGGGAGGTGTCCCACCTCCCTTGATGGCTGGAGCAGAACATCCTTTTTCTCGTGCTGAATTTATGAAACTTCAGGATGGTGAACTGAAGCACAAGCTTTTGAATGAATGTCGAGAGAGGTAATAATATCAAGTTGCATCTGAAATTACAGCTTCATTCTCATCTGGTTTATACATTCAAACATCCTGCCTTATAAAATACTTTTAAGTGTGGCCTGCTGAATTATTGACTGTGCGATAGAGGGAACTTCTCATGGCCTTGAATGCATAGGTACTACACCTTAGTCTGGACCATGGCACTAGTTTACCCTTTTTCAGATGGGTTGTTGGTCAAAAGTTGCACCACTTACATCTCAACTGCATATCCAATTCCTTTTGTTTGAAAGCTTTTGTATTTCTTCTAATTGTCATTATTTGAAGGTCAAATGGTCAAGTcgatgttataaatattagtaATGGGGCTTTTTGTTGCCCTTGCTTGAGTTTGACTGGTAATTTTGTTTTCCAATATTTCACTGCTGGCATTGGTGGCTATCACAACTCTCAGGTTACGGTCGATGAATAGAGGCCTTCTGTTGGTATGCTGTACAAGTGCcctctattttcttgtagtggatTTTCACCGAAACCTATAAATTTGGCtaattcaagaagaaaaagaaacagaggAAGGTCTAGACACAAAGTTATTGCTAATTATAACTAAGAGAAATGTACTTACATACTTTTGATCTAAGTTGGTTTGATTTTTTAAATCTCTATTTATTTCATTTTTCatgatcttttaaaaaaa
This genomic window from Elaeis guineensis isolate ETL-2024a chromosome 13, EG11, whole genome shotgun sequence contains:
- the LOC105056449 gene encoding uncharacterized protein isoform X2, which encodes MAVRFKFRSSAAFESVDLGGRPSISVSDLRSRILHLVNLPICRDFDLLISDALTGHPFDDEGFQIPMGSSVIVKRVPACKSAPLDPVGGNSAMKHRGLANSLVSSPSENVDMDSFDDFGNDLYPAFEAPLLESDAKVANINIVDKKDDISRSLETPISRCQNIGGSDLSEAMSKEIIRDNYSNECDIDNNKKQMKLKSKRQEQNKFDEGVGLCSPTMLNTDLPPELRCSLCNAIFKEAVMIPCCQHSFCDKCIRSALFERARCPMCSSTKCTVKDLLPNLSLRQAIEHFLEAQVAINDLDKNTPKYAPDGESGIQAKELSCAVSVRQQEAQFPNSPSATGKGSNQIMTESAYENKRSAGINILLDTAKSAKSAPSSHKINQIKGDENSSAQALKQMHEFQESGRSSKLPQKLPLNKEVNLTIQRKKGSAFNTPDGSGALMPPSQNRKGTRNCYMCGSPNHLVRDCPAASNPYPGDAAFPGGMSAYGHPFWHGASLPHFRPFANIYGAPGVMPFDPTVIQVSPFGMPSYMPSLYAGMAGPYSLMRMGGVPPPLMAGAEHPFSRAEFMKLQDGELKHKLLNECRERELDYDAVSEDNRDNEARRRSHERKHYLDKEPIKTCSDSENQRMDKKNSLEKHHSPSRRRPGFTSDEEIYSADLKHKESCTSVSRRNQRVHYSEKSKSERQDATNSSSWHSRDRRKHKHRSSKKHSEKRGQYSSVYDQRSHRRNQKEVPDNHEKDSKDPHRHHCTHHNHSENGLEPDLSSGRRQLIKEKESSHSSRHSKSKVSLRDDRSEVDRWEMVDGSDEDLRGENYYHKRKRTR
- the LOC105056449 gene encoding uncharacterized protein isoform X3 gives rise to the protein MAVRFKFRSSAAFESVDLGGRPSISVSDLRSRILHLVNLPICRDFDLLISDALTGHPFDDEGFQIPMGSSVIVKRVPACKSAPLDPVGGNSAMKHRGLANSLVSSPSENVDMDSFDDFGNDLYPAFEAPLLESDAKVANINIVDKKDDISRSLETPISRCQNIGGSDLSEAMSKAEIIRDNYSNECDIDNNKKQMKLKSKRQEQNKFDEGVGLCSPTMLNTDLPPELRCSLCNAIFKEAVMIPCCQHSFCDKCIRSALFERARCPMCSSTKCTVKDLLPNLSLRQAIEHFLEAQVAINDLDKNTPKYAPDGESGIQAKELSCAVSVRQQEAQFPNSPSATGKGSNQIMTESAYENKRSAGINILLDTAKSAKSAPSSHKINQIKGDENSSAQALKQMHEFQESGRSSKLPQKLPLNKEVNLTIQRKKGSAFNTPDGSGALMPPSQNRKGTRNCYMCGSPNHLVRDCPAASNPYPGDAAFPGGMSAYGHPFWHGASLPHFRPFANIYGAPGVMPFDPTVIQVSPFGMPSYMPSLYAGMAGPYLMRMGGVPPPLMAGAEHPFSRAEFMKLQDGELKHKLLNECRERELDYDAVSEDNRDNEARRRSHERKHYLDKEPIKTCSDSENQRMDKKNSLEKHHSPSRRRPGFTSDEEIYSADLKHKESCTSVSRRNQRVHYSEKSKSERQDATNSSSWHSRDRRKHKHRSSKKHSEKRGQYSSVYDQRSHRRNQKEVPDNHEKDSKDPHRHHCTHHNHSENGLEPDLSSGRRQLIKEKESSHSSRHSKSKVSLRDDRSEVDRWEMVDGSDEDLRGENYYHKRKRTR
- the LOC105056449 gene encoding uncharacterized protein isoform X1 — translated: MAVRFKFRSSAAFESVDLGGRPSISVSDLRSRILHLVNLPICRDFDLLISDALTGHPFDDEGFQIPMGSSVIVKRVPACKSAPLDPVGGNSAMKHRGLANSLVSSPSENVDMDSFDDFGNDLYPAFEAPLLESDAKVANINIVDKKDDISRSLETPISRCQNIGGSDLSEAMSKAEIIRDNYSNECDIDNNKKQMKLKSKRQEQNKFDEGVGLCSPTMLNTDLPPELRCSLCNAIFKEAVMIPCCQHSFCDKCIRSALFERARCPMCSSTKCTVKDLLPNLSLRQAIEHFLEAQVAINDLDKNTPKYAPDGESGIQAKELSCAVSVRQQEAQFPNSPSATGKGSNQIMTESAYENKRSAGINILLDTAKSAKSAPSSHKINQIKGDENSSAQALKQMHEFQESGRSSKLPQKLPLNKEVNLTIQRKKGSAFNTPDGSGALMPPSQNRKGTRNCYMCGSPNHLVRDCPAASNPYPGDAAFPGGMSAYGHPFWHGASLPHFRPFANIYGAPGVMPFDPTVIQVSPFGMPSYMPSLYAGMAGPYSLMRMGGVPPPLMAGAEHPFSRAEFMKLQDGELKHKLLNECRERELDYDAVSEDNRDNEARRRSHERKHYLDKEPIKTCSDSENQRMDKKNSLEKHHSPSRRRPGFTSDEEIYSADLKHKESCTSVSRRNQRVHYSEKSKSERQDATNSSSWHSRDRRKHKHRSSKKHSEKRGQYSSVYDQRSHRRNQKEVPDNHEKDSKDPHRHHCTHHNHSENGLEPDLSSGRRQLIKEKESSHSSRHSKSKVSLRDDRSEVDRWEMVDGSDEDLRGENYYHKRKRTR